A portion of the Lolium rigidum isolate FL_2022 chromosome 1, APGP_CSIRO_Lrig_0.1, whole genome shotgun sequence genome contains these proteins:
- the LOC124704381 gene encoding cytochrome P450 89A2-like — MGMLHPSPEFITSVCFLLVATAVFLRRRVVHGHRRGLSIHVTDRAVAHRALLEHSTAFLNRPIGVVPSSILTGERYPNIHAAPYGPYWRAARRNVVAGVLHPSSLGLLGDIRARALSRLVGDLNSGVLPAECLHFAVYSVLAEMCFGEDVVSELGETRLRAMHKLQRDVLRALPSLAVLVRYPRMGKLLYPSRWRQVLAFRRQQDEAFLPIVAQVKRRSHKNKDPSSFKFKTYVESLVDLRIREDDGACRAATDGELVSLISEFLGAGTEATAAALQWTMANLTKRPDLQQKLRAEMVAVATACGCDVIDEVELSRMPYLRATVLESLRCHPPIPFVMRHMESEVAAKVLGVTVPDRGATVNFLVGKIGRDAATWSDPTEFRPERFMSGTIDADLTCTRDLTMMPFGAGRRACPAIAPAMLHLQYFVANLVREFEWWEADGDDNAVDLTEFRGLFVTIMKRPLHARLVPRHPE, encoded by the coding sequence ATGGGCATGCTCCATCCTTCCCCTGAGTTCATAACGAGTGTGTGCTTTCTCCTGGTAGCCACCGCCGTGTTCCTGCGCCGTAGGGTGGTGCACGGCCACCGGCGCGGCTTGTCCATCCATGTGACAGACCGTGCGGTGGCGCACCGTGCCCTGCTAGAGCACAGCACCGCGTTCCTCAACCGCCCCATTGGCGTTGTTCCCAGTAGCATCCTCACGGGAGAACGCTACCCCAACATCCATGCGGCGCCCTACGGCCCCTACTGGCGCGCCGCCCGCCGCAACGTGGTTGCCGGCGTCCTCCACCCCTCCAGCCTCGGCCTACTTGGCGACATCCGAGCCCGCGCGCTCAGTCGCCTGGTGGGTGACCTCAACTCCGGCGTCCTGCCTGCCGAGTGCCTCCATTTCGCCGTCTACTCTGTCCTCGCGGAGATGTGCTTCGGCGAGGATGTGGTGTCGGAGCTAGGGGAGACCCGCCTCCGTGCCATGCACAAGTTGCAGCGCGACGTGCTCCGCGCGCTGCCTTCCTTGGCGGTGTTGGTCAGGTACCCGAGGATGGGCAAGCTCCTTTACCCTTCACGGTGGCGCCAGGTCCTGGCTTTCCGGCGGCAGCAAGACGAGGCGTTCCTGCCGATCGTCGCCCAGGTGAAGCGTCGCTCGCACAAGAACAAGGACCCTAGCAGCTTCAAATTCAAGACCTACGTGGAGTCCCTGGTGGACCTACGAATCCGTGAAGACGACGGTGCCTGCAGGGCCGCCACCGATGGCGAGCTCGTCAGCCTCATCTCCGAGTTCCTCGGCGCCGGCACAGAGGCCACGGCTGCTGCGCTGCAATGGACGATGGCCAACCTCACCAAACGCCCCGACCTGCAGCAGAAGCTCCGCGCTGAGATGGTCGCCGTCGCCACTGCCTGCGGCTGCGACGTCATCGACGAGGTCGAGCTGTCGCGCATGCCCTACCTCAGGGCCACCGTGCTCGAGAGCCTGCGGTGCCACCCGCCGATTCCGTTTGTCATGCGCCACATGGAGAGCGAGGTGGCCGCCAAGGTGCTCGGCGTGACCGTGCCGGACCGCGGTGCCACGGTGAACTTCCTCGTGGGCAAGATCGGGCGCGACGCCGCGACGTGGTCGGATCCGACAGAGTTCAGGCCGGAGCGGTTCATGTCCGGTACTATCGACGCCGACCTCACTTGCACCAGGGACCTCACCATGATGCCATTCGGAGCCGGGAGGCGCGCCTGCCCGGCGATAGCGCCCGCCATGCTTCACCTCCAGTACTTCGTGGCCAACCTGGTCAGGGAGTTCGAGTGGTGGGAGGCCGACGGAGACGACAATGCGGTTGACCTCACTGAGTTCCGCGGCTTGTTCGTTACCATCATGAAGCGCCCGCTCCACGCGCGCCTCGTGCCTCGCCATCCAGAATAA